The DNA segment AGGAGAACCGTTCGATGGAGCAGGCGATCGTCTCAGCGGTGACCCACGACACCTCGGAGGCCAAGGTCACGGTTACCGGAGTGATGGACCGGCCTGGCATCGCGGCGCGCCTGTTCCGGGCCCTGGCCGACCGGACCATCAACGTGGACATGATCGTGCAGAACACCTCTCTTCACGGCACGACCGACATCTCCTTCACCGTCCCCAAGGACGATCTGGCTGTGAGCCTCGAAGTCACCAGGGACCTCGCCCCCGAGATCGGTGCGTCTGGAGTGGCCGGAGACAGTGACGTGGGGCGGGTGTCTCTCGTCGGGGCGGGGATGAAGACCCACCCGGGGGTGACGGCCACCATGTTCGAGACGCTCTCTCGC comes from the Acidimicrobiales bacterium genome and includes:
- a CDS encoding ACT domain-containing protein, producing DEMLEIAASGGRVLALRSVEFARNHRVPLHVRSSFTWEPGTWVKEENRSMEQAIVSAVTHDTSEAKVTVTGVMDRPGIAARLFRALADRTINVDMIVQNTSLHGTTDISFTVPKDDLAVSLEVTRDLAPEIGASGVAGDSDVGRVSLVGAGMKTHPGVTATMFETLSREGINIEMISTSSIRISCVVRTDAVERALQVLHEAFKLT